ACTTCCGATTAATCGATGAGGAGTTTGATCTGCATGTCCGAACCTACCCGCATTCTTTTTGTGTGCCTGGGCAATATTTGCCGCTCACCCCTGGCCGAAGGGGTCTTCAAGCATCTGGTGGATTCGGAAGGATTGTCCGACCGCTTCTACATAGACTCCGCCGGCACCGGCAACTGGCATGTAGGCAGGCCGGCCCATCCCCAGTCCCGGCGCATCGCCCAATTGAACGGCATCCAGCTGACCAGCATCGCCCGGCAGATTCAAAAGGAAGAACTGGATCAATGGCACTACATCGTGGTGATGGACGACAAGAACTACAGCGACATCATGGCCATGGAGCCCACCTCGGCCCAAGTGGTCAGGCTGGGCGACTTCGATCCCGAAGGACCGGGCATCGTGCCCGACCCCTACGGCTATGACGACCGGGTCTATGAGCAGGTGTACAACCAGATCTACCGTTCATGCCGGGCCTTCTTGGATGCCCTGAACAACAACGAGGCGAGGATGGGCTAGGAATCATTTAAGGAATGACCGTAACGCAGGAGAAATAAAGGAAGAGTGTGGGCCCAGAGGGATTCGAACCCCCGCCCTACCGATTATGAGCCGGCTGCTCTACCGCTGAGCTATGGGCCCGTTGCAAAGCCAAGGACAACTGCAAAAGCAAGGGTAAAAGCCTGAGCGAATGCGATGCCGGGCATCCTCGCCGCCTGTGGGCCAGGGGGGAATCGAACCCCCGACACGCGGATTTTCAGTCCGCTGCTCTACCGACTGAGCTACCGGCCCTTCCACACAAGGTCATAATAACCCAGCCCAGGCCCCATGTCCAGGCGCCGCGGGGGTTGCGGCGGCCGGCAGGTTCCTCTTCGCCGGCGGCGAAAATCCCGCTGGAAACAACCGGGGTGGGCGGCACCGCCGCACCCTTTCAGCGCAAAGGAGCCCGCTGTGACCATACAACCGGAACCGAGAGCCTTCACCGGCCGCGGGCCGGGAATAGCCACCATGCACATAAACCTGGGCTCCCGGCAAGGTGCCTGGACCGAGCGTTTGGCCGCTTGGCAGGCCGAAGCCTTGCCCCGGCGGTTGTGGGCCGGCGATCCTTCCTTGTGGCCTGCCGGCGAAAAACAAATCAAGAACAATTTGGGCTGGCTCACCCTGCCCCAGCGCAGCCGGCTTCTGCTGCCTGCCATGGCCCGGGCCCACGGCGAACTGCGGCAGCAGGGCATCGAGGAGATCGTGCTGGTGGGCATGGGCGGCTCCAGCCTGGCGGCCAAGGTGGTGGCTGAAGCCTTCCCGCCCCCGCCCGGCGGTCCCCATGTAACGGTGCTGGATACGGCCCTGCCCCAAGCGGCCGCCCAAACCGCCGCCCGGGCTGCCGGCCGCCGGACCTTGTTCATCGTAGCCAGCAAGTCGGGGACTACCTTGGAAACGATGGCCCTGGCCGCCTACTTCCAGCGGGCGGCCGGACCCAGCCGCGGCGGGCCGTGGATGTTTCACGCCCTCACCGACCCCGGCTCCCCCTTGACGGGGCCGAGAACTGACTACCTTTTTGACCGGATTTGGCCCTCCCCCGCCGATGTGGGCGGCCGTTACGCCGCCTTGAGCCCCGTGGGCCTGCTGCCGGCAGCCCTGGCGGGCATCTCCGTCGAGGGCCTTTTGGACAGCGGCATGGCCATGGCCGCCGCCGCCGGCTCATCGGTGCCGGCCCCCGAAAATCCGGCCCTGCAACTGGCGGCGGCCCTGGTGAAAATGCACCAAGGCGGGCAGAACAAGCTGACCTTCCTGCTGTCTCCGGGCCTGGCCCCCCTAGGCTGGTGGCTGGAGCAGCTGCTGGCTGAGAGCCTGGGCAAGGACGGACGTGGCCTGATACCGGTGGTGGATGAGCCGCCGGTGCCGCCGGACCGGTACGGCCGGGACCGCTGCTTCGTCCATATGGCCGGCTGGGATGGGGATCCCCATTACGACCTGGTTACTGAATTGGAACGCCTGGGCCATCCGGTGATCCGGTTTTATGTAGAAAGCCCCGCGGCCCTGGGCGGTGAATTCTTCCGCTGGGAGATGGCCGTGGCCGCTGCCGCCGCCGCCCTGGCCGTCAACCCCTTCGATCAACCCGACGTGGAGGCCAGCAAGCGGCTGGCCCGCCGGCGGCTGCGCCCGCCTTTCCCCCTGGAGACCGCCGGACCGGCACCCGGCATCGCCGGCCGGGCCAAAGGAACCGGCCACGCCCTTGTCGGAACCGATCCGGCCCGGATGGCTGCGGCCCTGGCTGACTTCCTGGACCGGGCTGACGGCCACGCCTATGTGGCCCTGCAGGCCTTTCTCCCGGCCGACCCCCCGATCATCGCCGCCCTGGCGGGCCTGCGCCGCCTCATCGTAATGCGATGGGGCCTGGCCACCACCGCCGGCTGGGGACCCGCCTACCTTCATTCCACAGGGCAGCTGCATAAAGGCGGACCGGGCATCGGGTGCTTCATCCAACTCACCTGCGACCCGGAGCCCGACCTGCCGGTCCCCGGCTATCCCTTCACCCTAGGCCGGCTGGTAACCGTACAGGCCGCAACCGACGGGGAAGTGCTGGCCTCTCTGGGCCGCCCCCTGCTGAAACTCCATCTGGGCCCAGACCCGGCCGCGACCCTGCGCCGGCTGACCGACCGCTTGGCCTAGCTGGACCCCTCCCCTTATGGCCTAATATCTGGCACCCCCGGCATCCACCGGAACAAGCCCGCTGCCTGCCGGACGGTTCATGGATTCCCAACCTGATGGGCTACTCCGCTCACCCTATTGGCGGACCGCAGCCAAAGTCCCATGGCGGCCCGATAGTCTCCGCCGCTCACCTCCTCCTACC
The nucleotide sequence above comes from Sphingobacteriaceae bacterium. Encoded proteins:
- a CDS encoding low molecular weight protein-tyrosine-phosphatase, with the protein product MSEPTRILFVCLGNICRSPLAEGVFKHLVDSEGLSDRFYIDSAGTGNWHVGRPAHPQSRRIAQLNGIQLTSIARQIQKEELDQWHYIVVMDDKNYSDIMAMEPTSAQVVRLGDFDPEGPGIVPDPYGYDDRVYEQVYNQIYRSCRAFLDALNNNEARMG